The window TGGGCTGTGGCTGTGATCAACCCAAGTATCTTAGGCATGATTGAAGCCTTAGGTGGCCCAATTATCGCTGCTATCCTGTACTTGATGCCTATGTATGCCGTGTATAAAGTGCCAGCGTTAAAAGCCTATCGTGGCCGAATCAGCAATATCTTCGTGATCATTGCAGGTTTACTGGCGATGACGGCGATTCTGTTTGGTTTCTTCCGTTAAGTTTTGCGAGTGTAGTGAAGCTTAACGAGGAGTTAGCGTTAGGTTTTTAGTCTGAATCGTGACTCGTAAAAAAAGGATCGTGCCATTGGCCCGATCCTTTTTTATTGCGAATAAGCTATTGAAGGACTTATTTTTCTTCGTACATTAAATAGTAACTCTGCTTCATCCCTAAGGCTTGATAGGTTTGCTGGGCGGCGAGGTTTTCTTGCTCGACATATAAACGGAAGCTGGCAGCGCCACCATTGGCTTCGGCCAGTTGTTTGACTTCACTGTAGAGCTTGCCATAAATGCCTTGGCGACGATTTTGCGGGCGAATATACACACTCTGGATCCAGTAATAATCCTTGGCGCGCCAATCGCTCCATTCAAATGTCACCATAAGCGAGCCTACTATTTCACCTTCAATTTCGGCGACGAGGTAAAACCCTTTTTGCGGGCTCTCAAGTAGCGTGCCCACGCCGCGGGTTAGTGTCGCTTCATCT of the Shewanella baltica genome contains:
- a CDS encoding GNAT family N-acetyltransferase, with translation MLIRKAKAQDLSALVQFNQAMAQETEGLALDEATLTRGVGTLLESPQKGFYLVAEIEGEIVGSLMVTFEWSDWRAKDYYWIQSVYIRPQNRRQGIYGKLYSEVKQLAEANGGAASFRLYVEQENLAAQQTYQALGMKQSYYLMYEEK